DNA from Cryptosporangium minutisporangium:
TCCGTCCGACGGGTTCTGTCGGGGTCATGTCCACCTGACCGGTACGGAAACCTGTCGTCCGCGCAGAGAGTCATATGCCACGTCCGCCGCCCCCAACTGGGGGACAATGAGCCCCGGTACGTCGCAGCAGGAGGTTCGCGCCGCCGGGTCGGTCCGGGCCGCCACCGCGGCGCAAGCGATCGAAAGGGGCCAGGTCGCGGTGGTGCACTGTCGGATCGGGCTGGTCGGCGCCGGTCGAGCCGCGGCTGGGCACGCGTCGACGCTCTGCCGATTCCACGACGTGACGATCGTCGGCGTCACCGATCCCGACCTGACGGTCGCCACGCGGTTGGCCGCCGAGGTCAACGCGCCGGTGGCGCCCTCCCTCGCGGGCTTGCTGGCCCTGGAGCCGAGCGCGGTATACGTCTGCGTTCCACCGTTCGCCCACGGCCCGATCGAGGAGGAGCTGCTCGCAGCCGACCTGCCGATGTTCGTCGAGCCACCGCTCGGCGTCGACCGGGACGTCCCGGAGTCGCTGCTCCCGCAGGTCGCGACGGCCGGTGTGGTGACCTCGGTCGGGCACCACTGGAGGTACTCGCCCGCGGTGACGCGCGCCCAGGCCGTGCTGTCCGGGCGGCCGATTCGATTGGTGACCGGCTCCTGGCTGGACGGCGTCGGCTCGTCCGATTGGTGGGGGCACCGGGACCGATCCGGCGGGCCACTCGTCGAGCAGGTCGGGAACCTGCTCGACCTGCTGCGCGCCCTCGTCGGCGAGGTGGTGGAGGTCTATGCGGCCGGCGACGGGACGCCACCGCCGGGCGTCCCGGACGCGGACGTCGACGGGGTGACCGCGGCGACGTTACGGTTCGCGTCCGGCGCGGTGGGCACGCTGGCCACCACGTGCCGGTTCGCCGGACGCCGTCGGGCCGGGCTGGAGATCTTCGCCGACGGGGCCAGCGTGACGATCGCCGAAGACGGATGCGAGATTCGGGTGGGCGACCGCTCGGAGTGGCACGCGGTCGACGCGGCGGACGCGCGGCACGCCGCCGACCGGGCCTTCGTCGACGCGCTCCGGCGACCGCAGGCGCGCAGCGGGGTGCTGGTCGACTACGGCCAGGCCGTCCGCACCCACCGGTTGGCCTGCGCACTCACCCGCTCGGCCGCCGAAGGGCGCCCGTTACGTCTGCGAAGAGACTAATTCCGTATGAGGTGGGAGGGCGGGGGGTGTAGGGCTGGAGATCAGGGACGACCCCAGGCGGAGCGCATCATCGTCGCGTACTCCTGACCGCGGGGCGGGTCACCGTGGAACGCGCCGGCCGTGGACCGGTCGAAGAACGCGTGCCGCTCGGCGCGCGCCCACGCGGCGGAGGCAGCCGCCACCCGCGACGCTCGACGCCACATCCACGCCGTCCACACGCCGAAGGTGTCCGGCCGACCCGCGATCTCTGACATGTGTGCACGCTCCCGATCAAACGCAATTCCCGCGGAACGCGGGGCCTGGACCACCAGCTACCCGGATCGCGGGAACTCGAATCGCCGATCGGCACTGAACCGATGGAGCCCTGCGCCGCTCCGGCGCAGGGCTCCATTATGGACTACAGCTGGCTCCGCTCAGTCACCGGGCCAGGAGCCGGTCGACTTCGCCCAGGCCTGCGCGCCCGCCCGGTCGATCGTGGCCTTGACCACGGCGTAGATCGCGCCCTGAATAGCGGAGGCGAGCAGAACCTCGCCCCAGCCGTACTCACTCTGGGTGGCACCGGGGGCGTCGTCCTCCCCGGAGACCTTCTTCCAGACCTGCTTGAAGATCACCCCGGCGACGAGGCCACCCAGCATGCCGCTGGCCAGGCCGATCGGCCGGTACGCGACGGCGGAGGCTTTCATCGGCGACCCGCCTTCCGCAGCGCCTGCCGGACCTGGGCGGCCGCAACGGCTCGCCGAGCCCGCACCGTCGTGGGGGCACGCCGGGCCTGCACGGTCCGGACGCCCACCACGAGGACCACGAGCGTCGCCGCCGCACCGGCCGCGACCTGCGGCCACGGCGCGTACCGCGAGAGGGCGGCCTTGCCGCGCTCCGACGACGCCTGCGCCTTCACCCGGCCGACTTCCGCGCGCTCACGCAGCACGGCGGTGCGGCCGGTGGCCTTGGCCTTGAGCGAGTCGGCGGTGTGCCCGATCTGCTCCTTGGCCTGCACGGCCTTCTCCCGGAACTGCTCTTTGGTCTGGTCGACCTTCGCCTGCGCCTGGGCCTTCACGTCGGCCTTAGCCGCGAGGGCTTCGACGGTGTCCCCCAGCTCAGCACGGATCTCGGCGATCTCGGCGCGCAGTGCGTCGGGGTCTTTCGACGGCTCGACGGCCGTCGATCCCTTCTTCGCGTCGTCCGAACTCATCGGTGGGCACGCTCCTTCACGGTGTTGATGTCCTGCTTGACGCCGTCGACCGCCTCGGCCGGTACCGGCGGGGTGGCCTGCTGGATCTCCTTCTTGCCGGTGAGCGCGAGAACGCCGGCGACGGCGAACAGCACGACCGCGACGATCAGCGCGGACGCCCACACCGGCAGGACCAGCGCGAGGGCAGCGATCGCGGCCGTGACCAGCGCACCGACGCCGTAGAGCGCCACCACGCCGGCGCCGCCGAACATGCCGGCACCGAGCCCGGCCTTCTTGCCCTTCTGGGTCAGCTCCAGCTGTGCCAGCTTCAGCTCGTCGCGCACCAGGGTGGAGACCTGGTCGGCGAGTCGGGTGACGAGCTCAGCGGTCGACGCGTCCGCGGCGTTGAAACGCCCCGGAGAGGGCGACGGCGCCTGCTCGGTCTGGGTGGCCATGGGGACTCCCTTCCTGATTCAGGTGAACGAACCTTCGGTGCTCGGGCCGACCTCGTCGGCCTTGCGGGCACCGCGACGACCGAGAGGCTTCTCCGGGCCGGTGGTGCTGTCCCGCTTGGTCTGGGCTTCCAGTTCGGCGTTCAGTTCGGCGCCGAACAGAATCGCCAGACAGGAGATGTAGAGCCAGAGGTTGAGCACGATGACGCCGGCGAGCGCGCCGTACGTCTTGTTGTAGCTACCGAAGTTGTTGACGTAGAACGAGAAGCCCGCCGACGCGATGAGCCACAGCACGGTCGCGACCACGGCACCCCAGGAGACCCAGCGGAACTTGGGGTTGTCGCGGTCGGGCGCGTAGCGGTACAGCAGGCCGAGGCCGAACATCATCAGCACGGCGAGCAGCACCCACCGGCCGACGTTGACGACACCACTGGCGAACGAGCCGAGCTTGAGCGCGTCGAGCACCGGCGGGACCACGGCGACCAGCAGGATCGCGACCACGAACGCCACGATCGCGCCGAGCGTCATCAGGATCGCCAGGGCGCGCTTCTTGGCGAAGTTCCGCTCGTCCTTCTCGTCGTACGCGGTGTTGACCGCTTGGATCATCCCGTTCATGCCGCCGGACGCGCTCCAGAGCACCGCAGCGAGCGAGAGGATCAGTCCGATCGACAGCCCCTTGCCACTGGCGCTGGTCGCCGCGGTGATCGGATCGGTGATCACCGACTTCACGTCCGCCGACAGGCTCGCGGTGAGCTCGTCGATCTGGTTGGCGATCTGATCGGGGCTCGCGACCAGCCCGTAGACGGTGATCGCACCGATCGCGGCCGGGATCAATGCCAGCCACGCGTAGAACGCTGCCGCCGCGGCGGCGGTCGAGATCTGGTCCTCCCTGAATTCCCGAACCGTACGGACCAGTACGTCTTTCCAGCCCCGCGCGGGAATCTGACGGGGTGAGTCCGCTTGACGGCCGCGCGCATCGCCGCTGCGTGCGTCACCGCCCGCAGAAATCGCGGTCATCCGCCTACCCCCTCGGCTGTGCTCGGTCTGCCCTCCCATACCCGGGGTGACGGCGGTCAATGCCTCTTGCGTCGGATCGGTCCCGAAACGCCGTGCCGGACAGTTGGGGGCACGGCCACCGGGTGGATCCTCCCTCTTGTCCGGTCCACCCTGTTATCTCGGCGTCCGCTTCCGTACTCTGAACGCGATGGAGCGGTTGAGCAGCCAGCCACTTCCGGGTGCCGTGCGCCTCGGCGCGCGCCCAGCGCGGTGTTCAGCGAGGGAGCAGCCCCCGCGGCCGCGCTTGCGCTCGGTTCAGCTAGCGCAGTCGCCATGCGGGCATGGCGGCACCGACCGTACGGAGGAGCCGCCATGACTGCACCAGAAGCCGAGTGGACGAGAGCAGAGAGCGGCGTAGAGGTCCGAACCGTCGCGGAGAGTGCGGGATCGCCGGTCGAAGAGACGCTGACCGTCGCCACCCATCGCGACCCGACCGGTCTCACCACCGTGAAGGTCGACGGCGAACTCGACATGCTGACCGCGCCGACGCTGATGTCGGTGGTCGGCGACGAACTCGACCGCGGGTGCACCCGCCTGCTCGTTGATCTGCGGCCGGTCACCTTCCTCGGCTCCAGCGGGCTGACCGCGCTGATCGCGCTCGCTCGTCGGTGTACGGACGATCAGGTCCGGTTGCGGCTCGTCGCGGACGGGCCCAACGTGCTGCGCCCGTTGGAGATCACCGGCCTGACGGCCGCGTTCAACACGGTCAGCGACCCGCTCGAAGCCTGGTGAGCCCGGCGAGCCGGTTTGCTCCGGCTCAGTCCGTGGCCTCGATCAGGTCGTCGCCGACGTCGACGGACGCCGGTTCGTTGAGCACCGTCGGCACCACGGACTCGTACACGCGTCCGGTATCGACGGCCACACGGTTCCAGTCGTAGCGGGAGCGGGCCCGATCGGCCCCGGCCACGCCGAAGCCGAGGCACCGCACCGGGTCACCCAGCAGGATGCGGAGCGCGGTGGCCAGCTGGTCCGGTCGACGCGGAGCCACCTGCACACCGGTGACGCCGTCCACGACGACGTCGGACACCGCGCCCACCGCGGTAGCCACCACCGGGACGCCACACGCCATGGCTTCGAGTACCGAGCCGGCGTCGACCGGCCCGTGCCACGGCACGCAGATCACCGCGTCGGCCGAGCGCAGCATCGCCGGACGGGCATCGATGTCCACCGAGCCCAGGTCCTCGTCGACGAACGTGACCCGGTCGGCCACCTCCAGCCGTTCGGCGCCGATGCGCAGCCGCTCGATCTCCTCCGCCCGGGCCCCGTCGCCCGCGGAGTCCGCCAGGATCACCAACTCGACGGCGGGCAGCCCGCGCAGCGCGGCGATCACGGTCTCGAAGCCGCTGCTCGGAACCGCCTCACCGACCGCGACGAGCCGCGGCGCGTCGGAGCGCCGGGCCGACCGGCCGTTGGGCGAGTACCGCTCGACGTCGACCGCGGAAGGCACCAGCCGGATGTGGTCCCGGGGTACGCCCATCCGGGCGAGCTCCTCGACCTCGTCGTCGCTGCGTGCAATGACCGCGGTGACCGACCGGGCGAGCGCCACCTCCAGCCGGATGCGGTTGGCCAGGCCGGGGTCGACCGCTCCCGGCCGTCGACGCTGGGAGGCGCCGAACGCCCCGAACGTCAGTACGACCGGCATTGGGGCCTCGGCCGCTCCGCCGCCGATCAGGGCAGATTCCCGCAGTTGTTGGCGACCGGCCGAGGCCGCGAGCCCGGAGGTCCAGGAGTGCGCGTGCACGACGTCGGGGCGTTGGTCCCGCCAGAGAGCGGCCAGCTCGCGCCCGAACTCGCCCAGCCAGGGAGCCAGTTCCTGCTCGGCGATCGGCCGGACCGGTCCTGCCGTGACCTGGTGCACGACCACGCCGGGCCGTAGGCGTTCGCGGTCCGGGGCCTCCGGATCGACGCGCCTGGTGTACACCACCACCTCGTGACCGCGCTCGGCGAGTGCCGCGGCGAGTCGATCCGATTCCGGAACGGCCGTGCGCTCGCGCGCGCTGGAGAGAGCTGTCGGTGCCGACACCATCGCGATCTTCATGAAGCAGTCGCCCTCCCGGAGAGGTCTCGTGGGAATCCCACTCCTGTCCCTACGCTATGCCCCGACGGGCCGCTCCTGTCCACATTTCCACGACCGGTGTGCCTTACTCGTCACCGCGAGGCTTCAGCACTCACGGTAGACGCGCCACATCACACGCTCCCCCTGCCCGCCGGATGGGGGCAGGCCACGAATCGTCCGAATTCAGGTGTGTGAGGCACCCGGGGCCGGGTATGGGAGCTGTGGCCCCACTCCTCAAGGCGCGGCGTTATCGCTGGCCAGGCGTGAGGCGGAGACGAGTTCGCCGGAGCCGGGTGCAGACCGAGCGCCCCCTGGCGACCGATGACGGCGCCGAGCAGACGTGCGCCGACAACAGGACAGCGGCCGGGCGCGACGACGTCCGGCGTCCCACCATCAGCCCGACGCGGGCTTGCACGTCCCGGGTCCAGCAGCGGGCCCACGGCGGGTCTTTCCGCCGGACCTTTCCGACCGACCCGGGCGGCCGGCGCCACCGGCGCGGACCGTCCTCGTGAGGAGGAAGAGTGAGCACCATCGAGCGATCGATCGACGTCCACGTGCCGGTGCGTACGGCCTACGACCAGTGGACGCAGTTCGAAACGTTCCCGCAGTTCATGGAGGGCGTCGAGAACATTCAGCAGATCGACGACGTCCACACCCACTGGCGGACGAACATCGCCGGCGTACGCCGCGAGTTCGACGCCGAGATCACCGAGCAGCGTCCGGACGAGCGGGTCGCCTGGAAGGCCACCGACGGCGAGGAGCAGGCCGGTGTCGTCACGTTCCACCGGTTGGACGACGAGAACACCCGGATCATGCTCCAGTTGGAGTTCCATCCGGAGGGCGCGGTCGAGAAGGCCGGCGACGCGCTCGGCCTCGTCTCGCACCGCGTGAAGGGTGACCTCGAGCGGTTCAAGACCTTCATCGAGGCGCACGGCTCCTCGACCGGCGCATGGCGCGGCGAGGTCGACGCGCCCCCGCAGCGGGGCGCGGCGGGCACCGGCGGGCAGAGCACCGACGCATCCGCGACCGGGGGCTACTGGACGCCCCGGACCGAGGAGGACCCGAACGCGATGGCCCACGGTGTTCCTCCGATGCCGTCGGGGTCCGATCCGCTGACCAACCGGTCCGCGATGTCGACCGAGGACGCCCAGCGGGCGTTCGACGAGGGCCGCCCGGCGGGCCCGCTGCCCTGATCCATCCATCGGCCGTGCCGGACCGGGCCGCGTCAGCGGTCCGGACGGCCGGGCCGGGGACCACACCCGGCCAATAGCGAAACGAGGGGGGCCTCCGGTGCCCGCGACACTGCGCCAGTCCCAACCAGCTTTCCTGACGACTCCCGCCCGATCCGCGCCGCACCGCGCCCCGGACGCGAGCGCCCCCGACGATGCGATGGAGGTGATCTGTCCCGCGAACGCCACGCAGCTTCCGGTCCTGCGCGCGATCGCGACGTCGATCGCACTCCGCGCGGACGCCGACCTCGATCTGGTCGCCGACCTGCGACTGGCGGTCGACGAGGCGTGTTCGGCGCTGGTCCGCGCCGCCGGCCCGGACGAACCGCTGCACTGCCGGTTCGTCCAGCACCCGGACGCCGTCGAGGTGACCGCCGCGGTCTGGTCGCCCCAGGCGGCCTCGGCCGAGGACGAACTCGGTGTTCTGCTCCTAACCAGCCTGACCGACCGGATCGCCACCGAAACCCAGGCACTCGACGACGGCTACGAGCTGCGGACGTCGCTGCTCGTACGGCTCCAGCCGGGAACCTCCCGGACCCGAGAGGAGCACCCGTGACCGATGGCGGGGCTGGCGTGGATCTTCGCGACCCGGCGTTCGGAGTCGCGGAGGCGGATGCCGAGCCAGGCCTCCAGCCGGAGGCGGACCTCGGCCTGCGGAGCGCGCCCGATCTGTGGGGTGAGTCGGAGGCCGACGCCGCAGCACCCCCCGAGCCCCGACGGCGTCGTCGGGAAGCGGCGGACGGGTACAGCGCGGCGCTGCTCGCCGCGCACCTGGGCGACCGCGAGGGCGACCGCCGCCTGGACTACGACGACTACTCGACGGTCGCGCCGCTGTTCGAGCGGTATGCCCAGCTCGCTGCGGACGACCCCCAGCGGGTCGCGCTCCGCGAGCGGCTGGTCACCGTCCACCTGCCGCTGGCCAGGCACATCGCTCGACGGTTCGCGAACCGCGGCGAGCGGCTGGAGGACCTGGCGCAGGTGGCGATGGTCGGCCTGATCCAGGCGATCGACCGGTTCGACCCGTTCCGTGGCGTCGAGTTCCTCTCGTTCGGCATCCCGACGATCATGGGCGAGGTCCGCAGGCACTTCCGGGACCAGGGTTGGTCGGTGCGGGTGCCGCGACGGCTCAAAGAGCTGCACCTGTCGATCAACGCGGCGGTCAGCGAACTCTCCCAGCACAACGGACGGGCGCCGACCGCGAGCGAGCTCGCCGCCCATCTCGGGCTGTCCAGGGAAGAGGTCCTGGAGGGCCTGGAGGCGGCCAACGCCTACCAGTCGACCTCGCTGGACACGCCGGTGGGCACCGAGCCGGACGCGCCGTCCCTGGTCGACACCCTCGGCGGGGAGGACTCCGCCATCGACGCGGTGGAGTACCGACAGGCGCTGCTGCCGCTGCTCGCCAAGATCCCACCGCGCGAGCGCCGGGTGCTGGCGCTGCGGTTCTTCGGAAACCAGACCCAGACGCAGATCGCTCAGGAGATCGGCGTCTCCCAGATGCACGTGTCCCGCTTGCTCGCCGCCACCCTGGCGAAGCTCCGCGCCGGCCTTCTCGAGGATTGAGCCTCGAAGAAGTCTGTCCGGCTATCGACGTTGTCGACCGTCCCGATACGTCGATAGCCGGACAGACTTTTGAGCGCGTCCGAGTTGGGTAGATCCACCGCATGCAAACGGTGCGTTTGACCATTCCCGCTAGCCCGGAACGGGTGT
Protein-coding regions in this window:
- a CDS encoding Gfo/Idh/MocA family oxidoreductase — its product is MSPGTSQQEVRAAGSVRAATAAQAIERGQVAVVHCRIGLVGAGRAAAGHASTLCRFHDVTIVGVTDPDLTVATRLAAEVNAPVAPSLAGLLALEPSAVYVCVPPFAHGPIEEELLAADLPMFVEPPLGVDRDVPESLLPQVATAGVVTSVGHHWRYSPAVTRAQAVLSGRPIRLVTGSWLDGVGSSDWWGHRDRSGGPLVEQVGNLLDLLRALVGEVVEVYAAGDGTPPPGVPDADVDGVTAATLRFASGAVGTLATTCRFAGRRRAGLEIFADGASVTIAEDGCEIRVGDRSEWHAVDAADARHAADRAFVDALRRPQARSGVLVDYGQAVRTHRLACALTRSAAEGRPLRLRRD
- a CDS encoding DUF4235 domain-containing protein, whose translation is MKASAVAYRPIGLASGMLGGLVAGVIFKQVWKKVSGEDDAPGATQSEYGWGEVLLASAIQGAIYAVVKATIDRAGAQAWAKSTGSWPGD
- a CDS encoding DUF3618 domain-containing protein, which codes for MSSDDAKKGSTAVEPSKDPDALRAEIAEIRAELGDTVEALAAKADVKAQAQAKVDQTKEQFREKAVQAKEQIGHTADSLKAKATGRTAVLRERAEVGRVKAQASSERGKAALSRYAPWPQVAAGAAATLVVLVVGVRTVQARRAPTTVRARRAVAAAQVRQALRKAGRR
- a CDS encoding phage holin family protein, with the translated sequence MATQTEQAPSPSPGRFNAADASTAELVTRLADQVSTLVRDELKLAQLELTQKGKKAGLGAGMFGGAGVVALYGVGALVTAAIAALALVLPVWASALIVAVVLFAVAGVLALTGKKEIQQATPPVPAEAVDGVKQDINTVKERAHR
- a CDS encoding YihY/virulence factor BrkB family protein yields the protein MTAISAGGDARSGDARGRQADSPRQIPARGWKDVLVRTVREFREDQISTAAAAAAFYAWLALIPAAIGAITVYGLVASPDQIANQIDELTASLSADVKSVITDPITAATSASGKGLSIGLILSLAAVLWSASGGMNGMIQAVNTAYDEKDERNFAKKRALAILMTLGAIVAFVVAILLVAVVPPVLDALKLGSFASGVVNVGRWVLLAVLMMFGLGLLYRYAPDRDNPKFRWVSWGAVVATVLWLIASAGFSFYVNNFGSYNKTYGALAGVIVLNLWLYISCLAILFGAELNAELEAQTKRDSTTGPEKPLGRRGARKADEVGPSTEGSFT
- a CDS encoding STAS domain-containing protein, with translation MTAPEAEWTRAESGVEVRTVAESAGSPVEETLTVATHRDPTGLTTVKVDGELDMLTAPTLMSVVGDELDRGCTRLLVDLRPVTFLGSSGLTALIALARRCTDDQVRLRLVADGPNVLRPLEITGLTAAFNTVSDPLEAW
- a CDS encoding glycosyltransferase translates to MKIAMVSAPTALSSARERTAVPESDRLAAALAERGHEVVVYTRRVDPEAPDRERLRPGVVVHQVTAGPVRPIAEQELAPWLGEFGRELAALWRDQRPDVVHAHSWTSGLAASAGRQQLRESALIGGGAAEAPMPVVLTFGAFGASQRRRPGAVDPGLANRIRLEVALARSVTAVIARSDDEVEELARMGVPRDHIRLVPSAVDVERYSPNGRSARRSDAPRLVAVGEAVPSSGFETVIAALRGLPAVELVILADSAGDGARAEEIERLRIGAERLEVADRVTFVDEDLGSVDIDARPAMLRSADAVICVPWHGPVDAGSVLEAMACGVPVVATAVGAVSDVVVDGVTGVQVAPRRPDQLATALRILLGDPVRCLGFGVAGADRARSRYDWNRVAVDTGRVYESVVPTVLNEPASVDVGDDLIEATD
- a CDS encoding SRPBCC family protein, with product MSTIERSIDVHVPVRTAYDQWTQFETFPQFMEGVENIQQIDDVHTHWRTNIAGVRREFDAEITEQRPDERVAWKATDGEEQAGVVTFHRLDDENTRIMLQLEFHPEGAVEKAGDALGLVSHRVKGDLERFKTFIEAHGSSTGAWRGEVDAPPQRGAAGTGGQSTDASATGGYWTPRTEEDPNAMAHGVPPMPSGSDPLTNRSAMSTEDAQRAFDEGRPAGPLP
- a CDS encoding ATP-binding protein, giving the protein MPATLRQSQPAFLTTPARSAPHRAPDASAPDDAMEVICPANATQLPVLRAIATSIALRADADLDLVADLRLAVDEACSALVRAAGPDEPLHCRFVQHPDAVEVTAAVWSPQAASAEDELGVLLLTSLTDRIATETQALDDGYELRTSLLVRLQPGTSRTREEHP
- a CDS encoding RNA polymerase sigma factor SigF yields the protein MTDGGAGVDLRDPAFGVAEADAEPGLQPEADLGLRSAPDLWGESEADAAAPPEPRRRRREAADGYSAALLAAHLGDREGDRRLDYDDYSTVAPLFERYAQLAADDPQRVALRERLVTVHLPLARHIARRFANRGERLEDLAQVAMVGLIQAIDRFDPFRGVEFLSFGIPTIMGEVRRHFRDQGWSVRVPRRLKELHLSINAAVSELSQHNGRAPTASELAAHLGLSREEVLEGLEAANAYQSTSLDTPVGTEPDAPSLVDTLGGEDSAIDAVEYRQALLPLLAKIPPRERRVLALRFFGNQTQTQIAQEIGVSQMHVSRLLAATLAKLRAGLLED